In Candidatus Endomicrobium procryptotermitis, the following proteins share a genomic window:
- a CDS encoding type II secretion system F family protein, with product MPQFKYQAIDSRGQKIRGVREFPTKKDVILFLRGERLTPVSIEESGGARAVITRSFSNVAKPKYKSAAKIPGKVKIEDIALFCRQLATLVGAGVNLLEAVDDISDMSNNPKMRGTLKEVAGDLRSGTPLSDSLKKHKMFTKTLTSMVEVGERSGKLSKVLGDLALYLENNVKLIRKIKSASTYPMFIGCFFVLVLLALIVGIIPRFEEMFMSFGADLPAPTKVVMNISNFVIGNGLWLFLGTVFFIIGFMLFKKNPRGNLIYCRLLFKMPIFGKIYMKMVLARFFQTLSTLVKSGVDIVASLDISTNVMDNSFTESIMRKVKAKVLEGNQLGMEMEQYEMFPRMVTRMTIVGEKSGQLDAMFDKITDYFTDEVDAAVATISSVIEPVLIIGLGFIVGLAVTAMYLPIFYLASAMMG from the coding sequence ATGCCGCAGTTTAAATATCAGGCCATAGATTCTAGAGGGCAAAAAATAAGAGGTGTCAGAGAGTTCCCTACGAAAAAGGATGTAATTTTATTTTTAAGAGGCGAGAGGCTTACTCCGGTAAGCATTGAAGAAAGCGGCGGAGCTAGAGCTGTTATTACTAGATCTTTTTCAAATGTGGCAAAACCAAAATATAAGTCCGCAGCAAAAATACCGGGTAAAGTCAAAATAGAAGATATTGCACTTTTCTGCCGTCAGCTTGCCACTCTGGTGGGAGCCGGAGTAAATCTTCTGGAAGCTGTTGATGATATTTCCGATATGTCAAACAATCCGAAAATGAGGGGTACTCTTAAAGAAGTAGCCGGAGATCTAAGAAGCGGAACTCCTCTTTCGGACTCTTTAAAAAAACATAAAATGTTTACAAAAACACTCACCTCAATGGTTGAAGTTGGGGAAAGATCCGGAAAACTTTCAAAGGTTTTGGGTGATTTGGCTTTATATCTTGAAAATAACGTTAAGCTTATAAGAAAAATAAAATCCGCAAGTACTTATCCTATGTTTATAGGATGTTTTTTTGTTCTGGTTTTGCTTGCTTTAATAGTGGGAATAATACCGAGATTTGAAGAGATGTTTATGTCTTTTGGCGCGGATTTACCGGCGCCCACTAAAGTTGTTATGAATATAAGCAACTTTGTTATAGGAAATGGTTTATGGCTGTTTTTAGGAACGGTTTTTTTTATTATAGGCTTTATGTTGTTTAAAAAGAATCCGCGTGGAAATTTGATATATTGCCGACTGCTATTTAAAATGCCAATTTTCGGCAAGATTTATATGAAAATGGTTCTTGCAAGATTTTTTCAAACGCTTTCCACTCTTGTAAAAAGCGGAGTCGATATTGTCGCTTCTCTTGATATATCCACAAACGTCATGGATAATTCTTTTACTGAAAGCATAATGCGCAAAGTAAAAGCAAAAGTGCTTGAAGGCAATCAGCTCGGAATGGAAATGGAACAATATGAGATGTTTCCCAGAATGGTTACAAGGATGACCATCGTCGGAGAAAAATCAGGACAGCTCGACGCTATGTTTGACAAAATAACGGACTATTTTACCGATGAAGTTGACGCCGCGGTAGCGACTATTAGTTCCGTTATTGAGCCTGTTCTTATTATAGGTTTGGGTTTTATAGTAGGTTTGGCGGTAACGGCAATGTATTTGCCTATATTCTATCTTGCTTCGGCAATGATGGGTTAA